The genomic segment GATGTTGAAGGCGCAATTTGTGAAGTCGTTGAAGGCACATCACAATATGTGGCGAACCGCTTTACGAAACAAGTCGAATCGGGTGAAGCAGCGACGGTTGAAAAAGTAGTCGCCCTCGTGACGAACCGTGATTATGAAGTCGAAGATTTACTGGAGCAAGCAATGAAGCGTGTCAATGAAGCGTTCGAACTGGGATTCGATGCCGTCCTCGCACAGCATGAGGCCGCTTGGTTGAAGCACTGGGAAGAAGCAGACGTTAAAATCGAAGGAGACGTCGAAGCGCAACAAGGGATTCGCTTCAACATCTTCCATATGTTCCAAACCTATACTGGAGAAGATTCACGTCTGAACATCGGACCGAAAGGATTCACTGGTGAAAAATACGGTGGCGCGACCTACTGGGATACGGAAGCTTATTGTCTCAACTTCTACCTTGCGACATCCAAACCTGACGTCGCGTGGAACTTGCTGAAATACCGTCACAATCAGTTGCCGCAAGCAAAAGAGAATGCGGACAAGAACGTCGGTATGAAAGGTGCACTCTATCCGATGGTCACGATGAACGGGGAAGAGTGTCACAACGAGTGGGAAATCACCCATGAAGAAATTCACCGGAACGGCGCGATTGCGCATGCGATTTATAACTATACGAACTACACAGGGGATACGTCATACCTCGGACAATACGGGTTTGAAGTCCTTGTCGAAATTGCGCGGTACTGGGCGAGCCGTGTCAACTATGTCCCGCAAAAAGACGTCTACATGATCCTTGGTGTGACAGGACCGAATGAATATGAAAATAACGTCAACAATAACTGGTACACGAACTTGATGGCAGCATGGTGCCTTGAATACGCGCAAACCGTCCATCGTCATTTAGCGGACAACGAGCCGGATCGTCTAGCCGAATTGATGCATCAATTAGCATTGACGGACGAAGAGCTTGCGCAGTGGGCCGACATCGATCAAAAAATGTATTATCCAAAAGATGAGACGGAGCCGGCAGTTTTCATGCAACAAGACGGTTTCATGGATAAAGAACAAATCATGGTGGCTGATCTTGATCCGAAACACCTGCCGCTCAATCAGAACTGGTCGTGGGACCGTGTTCTCCGGTCGGTCTTCATTAAACAAGCGGACGTCCTGCAAGGACTTTACTTCTTGACGGATCGTTTCTCGATCGAACAAAAGAAAGCGAACTTCGATTTCTATGAACCGCGTACGGTGCATGAATCGTCGCTCTCACCTTGTATCTATTCCATTATTGCCGCTGAAGTCGGATATGAAGAAAAGGCGGTTGAATTGTATCAACGTTCTGCGCGCCTTGATCTGGATAACTACAACAATGATACGGAAGACGGTCTCCACATCACGTCGATGGTCGGATCATGGATGTCGATCGTGCATGGTTTTGCCGGACTCCGTGTTCAAGAAGGAGTATTATCCTTCAATCCGATGTTACCGCAAGGCTGGACGAGTTATTCGTTCCGGATGCAGTGGCGCGGCCACCATATCCATATTCACGTCAAACAAAATGAAATCTCAATCGAGCAATCTGCAGGTGAAGCATTCTCGTTGAAACTCCATAATCAAGTCGTTGACGTACCAGCTGAAGGTAGCGTCACGGTTCCGTCTTCGATGACGGTCTAAACGTTAGGACGAATCGGATCCATAGGCTTAAAACGAA from the Exiguobacterium oxidotolerans JCM 12280 genome contains:
- a CDS encoding glycoside hydrolase family 65 protein, which gives rise to MKRLFDVNEWKIIEQGFHPEDNRLAESMTSIGNGHMGMRGNFEEDYSGDTHQGMYVAGVYYPDKTRVGWWKNGYPEYFAKVLNAVNIMGVRVSINGKNVDLNEWEVVDFKRELDMQHGVLTRTMLLKNGVEETKIESTRFFSIVTKEIAALRYTVTPINFEAEIIIESYLDADVENEDSNYDEKFWLPIEHGTEERFGYVTSKTKKLDWHVTAAMITDVEGAICEVVEGTSQYVANRFTKQVESGEAATVEKVVALVTNRDYEVEDLLEQAMKRVNEAFELGFDAVLAQHEAAWLKHWEEADVKIEGDVEAQQGIRFNIFHMFQTYTGEDSRLNIGPKGFTGEKYGGATYWDTEAYCLNFYLATSKPDVAWNLLKYRHNQLPQAKENADKNVGMKGALYPMVTMNGEECHNEWEITHEEIHRNGAIAHAIYNYTNYTGDTSYLGQYGFEVLVEIARYWASRVNYVPQKDVYMILGVTGPNEYENNVNNNWYTNLMAAWCLEYAQTVHRHLADNEPDRLAELMHQLALTDEELAQWADIDQKMYYPKDETEPAVFMQQDGFMDKEQIMVADLDPKHLPLNQNWSWDRVLRSVFIKQADVLQGLYFLTDRFSIEQKKANFDFYEPRTVHESSLSPCIYSIIAAEVGYEEKAVELYQRSARLDLDNYNNDTEDGLHITSMVGSWMSIVHGFAGLRVQEGVLSFNPMLPQGWTSYSFRMQWRGHHIHIHVKQNEISIEQSAGEAFSLKLHNQVVDVPAEGSVTVPSSMTV